One region of Natronolimnobius baerhuensis genomic DNA includes:
- a CDS encoding 30S ribosomal protein S19e: MATMYDVPADALIEALAEDLEERLDEPDWAQFAKAGVDRELPPEQEDFWAVRAASLLRKVADRGPVGVKRLATEYGGGKPGSNRYRVAPDKRVDGSRNLIRTILQQLEEEDLVETAEGEGRRITADGRSLLDDTAGSVLEDLDRPELERYA; this comes from the coding sequence ATGGCTACGATGTACGACGTTCCGGCGGATGCGCTTATCGAAGCGCTCGCCGAGGACCTCGAGGAACGACTCGATGAACCCGACTGGGCGCAGTTTGCAAAGGCTGGCGTCGACCGCGAACTGCCACCAGAACAGGAAGACTTCTGGGCAGTTCGTGCGGCAAGTCTTCTGCGCAAGGTCGCCGACCGCGGCCCTGTCGGTGTCAAACGACTCGCAACCGAGTACGGCGGCGGCAAGCCGGGTTCGAACCGCTACCGCGTCGCCCCCGACAAACGTGTCGACGGCTCGCGCAACCTGATCCGAACGATCCTCCAGCAACTCGAAGAAGAAGACCTCGTCGAAACCGCCGAGGGTGAAGGCCGACGCATTACCGCTGACGGCCGCAGTCTGCTTGATGACACTGCCGGCTCTGTTCTCGAGGATCTCGACCGTCCGGAACTCGAGCGCTACGCGTAA
- the thiL gene encoding thiamine-phosphate kinase, which yields MDERGALALLADELEPVGDDAAVVDNLVITTDMLHERTDFPPGTTRYTAGWRAVGASLSDVAAMGADAQAAVAAYAVPEFDREELLAFVRGASDVCEAVGAEYVGGDLDGHEEFTVSTTAIGRTDNPVPRSGASAGEIVCVTGTLGRSAAGLELFERASDEADEQAAARLRERANDLFRFEPRVDAGRTLATEATAMMDSSDGLARSLHQLSEASNCGFEIDSATVPVDDALVELAADDADALERATTFGEDFELVATLPEDALEEVQAAVDVPVTPLGSVTAAESGVKMDGNALEDRGFTH from the coding sequence ATGGACGAACGCGGGGCACTGGCGCTGCTTGCGGACGAACTCGAGCCTGTTGGTGACGATGCAGCCGTGGTCGACAATCTCGTGATAACGACGGATATGCTCCACGAGCGGACGGATTTTCCACCTGGAACGACTCGCTACACCGCGGGCTGGCGGGCTGTCGGCGCGTCGCTGTCGGACGTAGCTGCAATGGGAGCCGACGCGCAGGCGGCGGTTGCAGCCTACGCCGTCCCCGAATTCGACCGCGAGGAACTGCTTGCGTTCGTGCGCGGTGCAAGCGACGTCTGCGAGGCTGTCGGCGCGGAGTACGTCGGCGGCGACCTCGACGGCCACGAGGAGTTTACCGTCTCGACGACGGCTATCGGCCGGACGGACAACCCGGTCCCGCGCAGCGGCGCGAGCGCCGGCGAAATTGTCTGCGTGACGGGTACGCTCGGGCGAAGTGCCGCCGGCCTCGAGTTATTCGAGCGCGCGAGCGACGAAGCCGACGAACAGGCAGCGGCCCGACTCCGCGAGCGCGCGAACGACCTTTTTCGATTCGAGCCACGAGTCGACGCCGGGCGCACGCTTGCGACCGAGGCGACCGCAATGATGGACTCGAGCGATGGCCTCGCCCGCTCGCTCCACCAGCTTTCGGAGGCCAGCAACTGCGGGTTCGAGATCGACTCGGCGACGGTGCCGGTCGACGACGCCCTCGTCGAACTCGCCGCGGACGACGCCGACGCCCTCGAGCGCGCGACGACCTTCGGCGAGGACTTCGAACTGGTCGCGACGCTTCCTGAAGACGCACTCGAGGAAGTACAGGCGGCAGTCGACGTCCCTGTGACGCCACTCGGCTCAGTGACGGCCGCCGAATCGGGCGTGAAAATGGACGGAAACGCACTCGAGGATCGCGGCTTTACGCACTGA
- a CDS encoding site-2 protease family protein yields MDDGEPSEFAPPRPGTRDLEVGPPLERIESVFAVYETRIEDERLCYYGEPLQQPEQAIRELWPVFHKEGYDLELTTREGSFVLVAEPTNVGIDGIPWTNLLLFGLTVLSTLFAGSMWYHIDPIANPEEMWRAWPFTVAILGVLGVHEMGHYVLSRYHDVDASLPYFIPVPTLIGTMGAVIKMNGRMPSRKALFDIGVAGPLAGLIATVGVTIVGLHLPPVTAPDSVIQDPGAIQIQLGYPPLLEGLAAAFDQPLYRDDPTMAVNPVVIGGWVGMFITFLNLIPVGQLDGGHILRAMAGRSQQLIAALVPGALFGLGAYLYYVGGHSVDSVFIWGLWGIFTAVLASVGPAQPVQDERLGAGRFLLGLVTFVLGVLCFMPVPIEIIQ; encoded by the coding sequence ATGGATGACGGCGAGCCGTCCGAATTCGCACCACCGCGTCCCGGCACTCGAGACCTCGAGGTCGGGCCGCCACTCGAGCGCATCGAGTCGGTGTTTGCCGTCTACGAGACGCGAATCGAGGATGAGCGACTCTGTTACTACGGCGAGCCGTTACAACAACCGGAACAGGCCATCCGCGAGCTCTGGCCGGTGTTTCACAAAGAAGGGTACGATCTCGAGTTGACGACGCGCGAGGGGTCGTTCGTCCTCGTCGCGGAACCGACGAACGTTGGGATCGACGGGATTCCATGGACGAATCTCCTGTTGTTTGGGCTGACAGTCCTCTCGACGCTGTTTGCTGGCTCGATGTGGTACCATATCGACCCGATTGCGAATCCCGAAGAAATGTGGCGTGCGTGGCCGTTTACGGTCGCCATTTTGGGCGTTCTCGGGGTTCACGAGATGGGTCACTACGTGCTGAGTCGTTATCACGACGTCGACGCCTCATTGCCTTATTTCATCCCGGTGCCGACGCTGATCGGGACGATGGGCGCGGTCATCAAAATGAACGGTCGAATGCCAAGCCGAAAGGCGCTGTTCGATATCGGTGTCGCTGGGCCACTCGCGGGCCTCATCGCGACGGTTGGAGTGACAATCGTCGGCCTTCATCTGCCGCCAGTGACCGCACCTGACTCGGTCATCCAGGACCCCGGTGCGATACAGATTCAACTCGGTTATCCACCGTTGCTCGAGGGGCTTGCAGCGGCGTTCGACCAGCCGTTGTATCGCGACGATCCCACGATGGCGGTGAACCCGGTCGTTATCGGCGGCTGGGTTGGGATGTTCATCACATTCTTGAATCTGATCCCGGTCGGTCAGCTCGACGGTGGACACATTTTGCGAGCGATGGCTGGCCGCTCTCAGCAACTGATCGCCGCCCTTGTCCCGGGCGCGCTCTTCGGTCTGGGTGCGTACCTCTACTACGTTGGTGGCCACAGCGTAGACTCAGTGTTCATCTGGGGTCTCTGGGGCATCTTCACCGCCGTCCTCGCCTCTGTCGGCCCGGCACAGCCCGTTCAAGATGAGCGACTCGGCGCTGGCCGATTCCTCCTCGGACTCGTAACCTTCGTCCTCGGCGTGCTCTGCTTTATGCCAGTCCCAATCGAGATTATTCAGTAA
- a CDS encoding DUF7123 family protein: MSMSTTAQPSTETKERRLKQYLRDRAEEGELYFKGKFIADEVGMSPKEIGALMVKLSESATELEIEKWSYTSATTWRVEPA, translated from the coding sequence ATGTCGATGAGCACCACAGCACAACCCTCCACGGAAACCAAGGAACGCCGCCTCAAACAGTACCTTCGCGACCGCGCTGAAGAAGGCGAACTGTACTTCAAAGGCAAGTTCATCGCGGACGAAGTCGGTATGTCCCCGAAAGAAATCGGTGCGCTCATGGTCAAACTCTCCGAGTCGGCCACCGAACTCGAGATCGAGAAGTGGTCGTACACGAGCGCAACCACCTGGCGTGTTGAGCCAGCCTAA